GACGTCGCCGTGGAGGTCCGCGAGGTGGACGACGTGGGCGGCCAGTTCGGGCGGGGTCGGGTACTGTTCGAGGGCGGCGTCGGGCCGCTCGAAGCCGGCGACGACGCCGAGCTTGGTCGCGAGCGACCGCTTGGTCGCCATCGGTCAGGCGGCGCCGTCGGCGCCGACGCGGACGAGTTCGACGCCCTCGCGGTCGGCGCGCTCGGAGAGCGCGGCGAGCGCGGTGCGGACCTCCTCGCGCTCCGCCCCGTCGACGCTGACCTCGATGCGGCCGGCGCCGAGGAACGAGGCGGCGCGGACGAGCCCGCGGAGCCGGTCGACCTCGCGCTGGCGTTCGAGCGTGCCGTCGGCGTCGAACGCGGCCTCGGCCGCGACTGCGGCGGGCTGGTAGCCCCGGGCCGCGAGCCCCTGCTTGAGGTCCCGGAGGTGTTCCGGCGCGGTGCTCTCTAAGTCCGACGCGTCGATGACCACGGGGTCGACGTCGGCGGGGCGACAGCCGCGAAGCGCGCGTTCGATGCCGGCTGAGGAGGTCGTGCTCATACAGGTACATTGGTATTAGTTATACAAAAGTCTTTATAGATGTTTCATGGTAATATACAGGGAGCGGCGAAGGACCGGGCGTCGCGGCGCCGAGGCGCTCCCGACCGTCGGCGTCGGAGCCGTCAAGGCGACGTGAGAGCGAAATTGCGACGTTCGAGTACGGTCACGTTTCGTGCGTCACGGCGGCGACGGCGGCGGGCCGACGGGCGGTCGAACGCCGAACCCCGAGTCCGTCATTCGGGCATTAGAAGCGCCTAAAGACCGTTTTACCGCATTTCACAACGGTCTCGGATCTGTCAGGGTCGTTGATGGGGGTGGAAAAGATTTAAATACGCGAATGACCAGAAACCTTTTAATGGAACGTCCGAGTCGCCAGCGGCAACAGGAGCAAGACACGGAGCAGGAAACGGACGAATCGACGGTCTCCTGTCCGGAGTGTGACTCGGAGAATATCGTTACCGACGCCGACCAGGAGCTGGTCTGCGAGGACTGCGGGCTCGTCTTAGACGAGCGGAACATCGACCGCGGCCCGGAGTGGCGCGCGTTCAACCACAACGAGCGGCAGTCGAAGTCGCGCGTCGGCGCCCCGATCACGGAGACGATGCACGACAAGGGGCTGACGACGACGATCGACTGGAAGGACAAGGACGCCTACGGGCGGTCGCTCTCCTCCGAGAAGCGGTCGCAGATGCACCGCCTGCGCAAGTGGCAGGAGCGGATTCGGACCAAGGATGCGGGCGAGCGCAACCTCCAGTTCGCGCTCTCGGAGATCGACCGGATGGCCTCGGCGCTCGGCGTCCCGCGGTCGGTACGCGAGGTCGCCTCGGTCATCTACCGACGCGCGCTCAACGAGGACTTGATTCGGGGTCGCTCCATCGAGGGCGTCTCCACCGCCGCGCTGTACGCCGCCTGCCGGCAGGAGGGGATCCCCCGGAGCCTCGACGAGGTCGCGGACGTCTCCCGAGTGCCGCAAAAGGAGATCGGGCGGACGTATCGGTACATCTCACAGGAGCTGGGGCTCGAGCTGAAGCCGGTCGACCCCAAGCAGTTCGTCCCGCGGTTCGCGTCCTCGCTCCAGCTCTCGGAGGAGGTCCAGTCGAAGGCGACCGAGATCATCGATGTCTCCGCCGAGCAGGGCCTCCTCTCCGGGAAGTCGCCCACGGGCTTCGCGGCCGCCGCCATCTACGCGGCCTCGCTGCTCTGTAACGAGAAGAAGACCCAACGCGAGGTCGCGGACGTCGCGCAGGTGACCGAGGTCACCATCCGCAACCGGTACCAAGAGCAGATCGAAGCGATGGGCTTCCGGTAGGACGGTTCGACGGTCGCGACGAGGTGACCCGCCCCGTCTCCGACTTCCGAGCAGCCTCGCGTTAAGTTTGACGTGGATTGTGGTAGACGGCGAAGGCTTTGAGCCAGTTTTGAGCTGTCTCTAACGCGACATTGCTGAAACTATTCGCAAACGATGGTGTTCGTCGTTCTATCTCCTAAAAGACACGTTCGATGGCGTTCCGATTTCCATGTCGAATGACTTGAGATCGATAGCCGTCTTCAGCGAGTACTGATCCGAGATAGTCTGCGTCATCGACGAGAAATTCGACGTTATCGAGCAGATAGCACTAGTGGAGCTCGGTGAGAAACCAGCGGGTCGTCTGTTTATTTGCGGTTGGATAGAGGATCACGTGGAGGATCTCGTTCGTCTGTGGATCAACCGCGCCGTACAGCCAGAACTGCTGGCCGTGAAGGCGGATCATCTTTTCGTCAACCGGGAGTTGATCCTCTGAAACGGTCGAGATCGGCTGTAAATCGGATTTATGAACCCAATTATGGATCGCAACATGACTCCGCTTGATCCCAAATAGTTCAACATGTTTACTTACCTCATGTAATGACATACCGGACAAATGACAGCGGATTCCTATTTCAATCGCCCAGCGTGGAGTTCGATCCCGCTCCACAAACGACAAGTCGATCCACGCGATACGTTCGCTGAGGCGGTCGAATTCTGTCATAGACACTCAGAACTCGTCCGCCTCATCCTCTAACTTAACGCGACCCCGAGCAGTTGGATCGGGTTTTTAATCGGTACCCGCTGTACCACCGAGTGAGATGTACTCAGAGATCCTCGTTCCGACCGACGGCAGCCCGGCGTCGGACGCCGCGATCGAACACGCGATCGACCTCGCGGACCGGTACGACGCCCGCCTCCACGCGCTGTACGTCGTCGACGGCGGAGCGTACTCCAGCATCGAGGCCGGCGCGGAGGTCGTCGTCGACGCGCTCGAGTCCGAGGGCGAAGAGGCGACGGGGCGCGTGGCGGACGCCGCCGCCGAGGCCGGGGTGGAGTGCGTCGCCACCGTCACGTCCGGGACCGCGTACCGGTCGATCCGCGACTACGTCGACGAGAACGGCATCGACGCCGTCGTGATGGGGACCCACGGCCGGAAGGGGCTCGACCGCTACCTGCTGGGGAGCGTCACCGAGCGCGTCGTCCGCACCTCTGAGGTCCCGGTGTTGACCGTCCGACAGCCGGCGGATGAGTAGCTCCACCGCTCCCGGCGAACGCGGGTGACACCGATGCGCGACTGGCTCTCTCACCGCGTGGTCTCGTCACCGGACGACACCGCCCTCGTCCGCGCCGAGGACGGCGAGGCGTGGAGCTACACCGACCTCGACCGGCTCGTCGCGGAGACGGCGGGCCGCCTCGTCGCGCACGGGCTGGGCGAGGGCGACCGGATCGGGGTTCTCACGCCCCCCTACGTGGGTACCGTGGGGCTCGTTCACGCGACGATGCGGATCGGGGCGACGTTCGTCCCGCTCGGACAGGAGCTGACGGCCCGCGAGATCGCCGCGCGGATCGAGCGGACCGACCTCGACGCGGTCGTCTGCGCGGAGCCGACCGAGTCGGCCGCGACCGACGCCGCGTCGCGGATCGAGGGGGTTCCGGTCTACTCCGTCGACGACCCGTCGAGCGCGGGCGTGACCGGCATCCACGACGTCGACCCGGCCTCGCTCGACCCGCCGGAGTGGTCGTTCGCGGACCCGCTCTGC
The sequence above is a segment of the Halorubrum sp. 2020YC2 genome. Coding sequences within it:
- a CDS encoding transcription initiation factor IIB; protein product: MERPSRQRQQEQDTEQETDESTVSCPECDSENIVTDADQELVCEDCGLVLDERNIDRGPEWRAFNHNERQSKSRVGAPITETMHDKGLTTTIDWKDKDAYGRSLSSEKRSQMHRLRKWQERIRTKDAGERNLQFALSEIDRMASALGVPRSVREVASVIYRRALNEDLIRGRSIEGVSTAALYAACRQEGIPRSLDEVADVSRVPQKEIGRTYRYISQELGLELKPVDPKQFVPRFASSLQLSEEVQSKATEIIDVSAEQGLLSGKSPTGFAAAAIYAASLLCNEKKTQREVADVAQVTEVTIRNRYQEQIEAMGFR
- a CDS encoding universal stress protein — its product is MYSEILVPTDGSPASDAAIEHAIDLADRYDARLHALYVVDGGAYSSIEAGAEVVVDALESEGEEATGRVADAAAEAGVECVATVTSGTAYRSIRDYVDENGIDAVVMGTHGRKGLDRYLLGSVTERVVRTSEVPVLTVRQPADE